From a single Entelurus aequoreus isolate RoL-2023_Sb linkage group LG12, RoL_Eaeq_v1.1, whole genome shotgun sequence genomic region:
- the orc5 gene encoding origin recognition complex subunit 5 has product MSSLLRQPGYEEERLLRVAEQLPCRELQAGMLLSLMGEPQQYSFPSFFIYGHRASGKSHVVNILLKELQLPHATISCVECVSIALLFEHVLLTFFGRDAAAALPRSPSMSDFVRIYKQHRSLSAATQTQYIVIEKAELLRDMDANLLPALLRLQELVEDNVSVVLLSEIVWDTFRPSTGCFEPLLLHFPDYSKTELHQILCRDKHPSYSADFYSSYVNILLGVFYAVCRDLRELRHLAALNFSKFCEPLAEGNVKESDTHKLWRNIEPHLKKAMQTVYLREVSSLQWEKMQVETEAGPVRGLSAHTHVELPFYSKFLLIAAYLASYNPARTDKRFFVKHHGKIRKTKNFLKKNEKTSNHLLGPKPFPLDRLLAIFYSVVDSRVAPTASIFSQISSLVTLQLLAQISHDDQLDAPKYKCAVSMDFICAIARTVNFDIVKYLYDFI; this is encoded by the exons ATGTCGTCGTTGCTGCGGCAGCCGGGATATGAGGAGGAGAGGCTGCTGAGGGTAGCCGAGCAGCTGCCTTGCAGAGAGCTTCAAGCCGGGATGCTGCTGTCGTTGATGGGGGAG CCACAGCAGTACAGCTTCCCTTCATTCTTCATCTACGGTCATCGAGCCTCAGGGAAGAgtcatgttgtcaatattctaCTCAAGGAGCTCCAG TTGCCTCACGCCACCATCAGCTGCGTTGAGTGCGTTTCCATCGCCCTGCTCTTCGAGcatgtgctgttgaccttttTTGGGCGGGATGCCGCCGCCGCGCTACCTCGTAGCCCGTCGATGTCAGACTTTGTCCGTATCTACAAGCAGCATCGGTCCCTATCTGCCGCCACGCAGACGCAATACATA GTGATAGAAAAAGCAGAGCTTCTGCGAGACATGGACGCTAATCTCCTCCCAGCTCTCCTGCGTCTTCAGGAACTG GTGGAGGACAACGTGAGCGTGGTCCTGCTCAGTGAGATCGTGTGGGACACGTTCAGGCCGAGCACCGGCTGCTTCGAACCTCTTCTGCTCCACTTCCCTGACTACAGCAAAA ctgagCTGCACCAAATTTTGTGTCGGGACAAACACCCGTCCTATTCCGCTGACTTCTACTCTTCCTACGTCAACATCTTGCTGGGCGTCTTTTACGCTGTCTGTCGGGACCTCAGAGAGCTTCGCCACCTG GCTGCACTCAACTTTTCAAAGTTCTGCGAGCCTTTGGCCGAAGGCAACG TGAAAGAGAGTGACACACACAAGCTTTGGCGAAACATTGAGCCTCACTTGAAGAAGGCCATGCAAACGGTCTACCTGCGTGAGGTGTCCAG CCTCCAGTGGGAGAAGATGCAAGTGGAGACTGAAGCCGGGCCTGTGAGAG GCTTATCGGCGCACACACACGTCGAACTGCCTTTTTACTCCAAGTTCCTGCTGATCGCCGCCTACTTGGCGTCCTACAATCCCGCCCGCACCGACAAGCGCTTTTTCGTCAAG CACCACggcaaaataagaaaaacaaaaaacttccTGAAGAAGAATGAGAAG ACCAGCAACCACCTGCTCGGACCCAAGCCGTTTCCTCTGGACCGCCTGCTCGCCATTTTCTACAGCGTGGTGGACAGCAGGGTGGCGCCCACCGCCAGCATCTTCTCTCAG aTCTCCTCTTTGGTGACCTTACAGCTGCTGGCTCAAATCAGTCATGACGACCAGCTGGACGCCCCCAAGTACAAATGTGCCGTGTCCATGGATTTCATCTGCGCTATAGccag GACGGTGAACTTTGACATTGTCAAGTATCTCTATGACTTCATATGA
- the guca1aa gene encoding guanylyl cyclase-activating protein 1: protein MGNSTGSTVDDLQAVEMHLWYKKFMTECPSGQLTLHEFKQFFGLRGLDPEANAYIEQMFRTFDMNKDGYIDFMEYVAALSLVMRGKMEHKLRWYFKLYDVDGNGCIDRHELLNIIKAIRAINGNENQETTAEDFTNSVFDRIDINGDGELSLEEFVAGARTDNDFMEVMMKSLDLSHIVAMIHNRRHSV, encoded by the exons ATGGGCAACTCGACAGGCAGCACAGTGGACGACTTGCAGGCGGTGGAGATGCACCTGTGGTACAAGAAGTTCATGACTGAGTGCCCGTCGGGTCAGCTCACCCTGCATGAGTTCAAGCAGTTCTTTGGGCTGCGCGGGCTGGACCCCGAGGCCAACGCCTACATCGAGCAGATGTTCCGCACTTTCGACATGAATAAG GACGGCTACATCGACTTCATGGAGTACGTGGCGGCGCTGAGCCTGGTGATGCGCGGCAAGATGGAGCACAAGCTGCGCTGGTACTTCAAGCTCTACGACGTGGACGGCAACGGCTGCATAGACCGCCATGAGCTGCTCAACATCATAAAG GCCATTCGCGCCATCAATGGCAACGAAAACCAGGAAACGACGGCAGAGGACTTCACGAACAGTGTGTTTGACAGGATCGACATCAATGGCGATG GCGAACTCTCCCTGGAGGAGTTTGTGGCAGGCGCTCGCACTGACAACGACTTCATGGAGGTGATGATGAAAAGTCTGGACTTGTCCCACATCGTGGCCATGATCCACAACAGAAGGCACAGTGTTTAG